A portion of the Meriones unguiculatus strain TT.TT164.6M chromosome 11, Bangor_MerUng_6.1, whole genome shotgun sequence genome contains these proteins:
- the LOC132646456 gene encoding protein RoBo-1-like, protein MAWSSILKSLLLVFVFAILAVSSVENYTCEVSVCMLESCIVPTTSCTATKGCFSRMMQFETPSTFTDLMLNQKGCTSDADTCSNLEFSATLGDHRIFRYKNRCCTTEQCNKENITVPSPSSEPNGVRCAACYSEKGKSCKVNATIVCTGNEKKCVEVTGTVATSTFLLYGKGCATENACDMNTTVFDGINVHAKCIPPDGSPALKSISSLPVVLLLLKVLL, encoded by the exons ATGGCCTGGTCCTCCATCCTGAAGAGCCTCCTCCTAGTCTTTGTCTTTGCCATCTTAGCTGTCAGCTCTGTGG agaatTACACCTGTGAAGTCTCTGTATGCATGTTGGAATCTTGTATTGTGCCTACAACTTCTTGTACAGCCACTAAAGGCTGCTTCAGTCGAATGATGCAATTTGAAACACCAT CTACTTTTACAGACCTAATGCTTAATCAAAAAGGGTGTACTAGCGATGCAGACACATGTAGTAACCTGGAATTCTCAGCAACGCTGGGGGATCATCGGATATTTAGATATAAGAACCGTTGCTGCACGACAGAGCAGTGCAACAAAGAGAACATAACAG TGCCTTCACCATCTTCAGAACCCAATGGTGTTCGGTGTGCTGCCTGCTACAGTGAGAAAGGCAAATCATGCAAAGTAAATGCTACCATAGTGTGCACAGGAAATGAGAAGAAGTGTGTGGAGGTTACCGGCACAG TGGCAACTTCTACTTTTTTGCTGTATGGGAAAGGCTGTGCAACTGAAAATGCCTGTGATATGAATACGACCGTCTTTGATGGCATCAATGTCCACGCCAAATGCATCCCACCGGATGGGAGCCCTGCCCTCAAGTCCATCTCATCACTTCCAGTTGTTCTTCTCCTGCTGAAAGTCTTGCTTTGA